From a single Gimesia fumaroli genomic region:
- a CDS encoding metallophosphoesterase yields MEAIANGLILLMLSIGHAELWIMVINRTHALPIHDAWLKRLRHILELAIVLFPIVLFLSVGLYAPGVLVGGTWSQLSFWWKPVLLLCTLGFLGLMYSAFRHLFYKPPRQQTETQSELIQMRERLNQDLIGEGPYHYLAGLPLNQVFSVEFTRKTFQIPRLPANWEGLTILHVSDLHFSGTLKREYFVELCRIAQESKPDLIIFAGDLLDEMKCLDWLDDTLGPMQAPLGRFFILGNHDWHQESLQIRETLSGMGWIDLSATSFCLQHAGHTLQLAGTEVPWMGTHPESRRSASEENSESEFDFLLLVSHTPDNFHWAVREGYDLVLSGHTHGGQVRLPLIGPVFAPSLHGTRYASGTFARGSTMLHVSRGVSGIHPLRWFCRPEISLLTLRTTDDAAR; encoded by the coding sequence ATGGAAGCAATAGCCAATGGACTGATATTGCTGATGCTGTCGATCGGACATGCTGAGCTCTGGATCATGGTTATTAATCGCACACATGCCTTGCCGATACATGATGCCTGGCTCAAGCGGTTAAGGCATATTCTGGAACTGGCAATCGTTCTGTTCCCTATTGTCCTATTTCTCTCCGTGGGGCTTTATGCTCCGGGGGTTTTAGTTGGCGGGACCTGGAGTCAGCTTTCTTTCTGGTGGAAGCCTGTTCTACTGCTCTGCACTTTGGGATTTCTCGGCTTAATGTATTCCGCCTTTCGGCATCTGTTTTACAAGCCACCCCGACAGCAGACCGAAACACAGTCTGAACTGATTCAGATGCGAGAGCGGCTCAATCAGGATTTGATCGGAGAAGGGCCCTATCATTATCTAGCAGGGCTTCCTTTGAATCAGGTCTTCAGTGTCGAATTCACACGGAAAACTTTCCAAATCCCTCGGCTGCCGGCGAATTGGGAAGGCCTGACGATATTGCATGTCAGCGACCTCCATTTTTCCGGTACATTGAAACGGGAGTATTTTGTCGAGCTGTGCCGGATTGCCCAGGAATCAAAACCCGATCTGATTATTTTCGCAGGCGACTTGCTGGACGAAATGAAATGTCTCGACTGGCTAGACGACACACTGGGGCCGATGCAGGCACCATTGGGACGTTTTTTTATTCTTGGTAATCATGACTGGCATCAGGAGAGTCTGCAGATCAGAGAAACGCTTTCAGGAATGGGGTGGATTGATCTCTCCGCGACGTCCTTTTGTTTGCAGCATGCAGGACATACACTGCAACTAGCGGGAACTGAAGTTCCCTGGATGGGGACGCATCCAGAAAGCAGACGATCTGCTTCAGAAGAAAACAGCGAATCAGAGTTTGACTTTCTGCTTCTGGTCAGTCATACGCCCGACAATTTTCACTGGGCCGTTCGAGAGGGATATGATCTGGTACTTTCTGGTCACACGCATGGCGGGCAGGTCCGGCTCCCATTGATTGGCCCCGTATTTGCCCCCAGTCTGCACGGTACTCGTTATGCCAGTGGTACGTTTGCCCGTGGTTCGACGATGCTACATGTCAGTCGGGGCGTATCCGGGATTCACCCCTTACGCTGGTTCTGCCGTCCTGAAATCAGTCTGTTGACTCTGCGCACAACGGATGACGCAGCTCGTTGA
- a CDS encoding UbiD family decarboxylase, with product MGYRGLRECVSDLERTGQLIRIEQEIDPNLEAAEIQRRVYQAGGPALYFANVRDCRFPMVSNLFGTLERTRYIFRDALAAVNHLVELKVDPSQFWKHPFRYRDVPFSLLHMLPRSRSQGPVMENQIQIQDLPQLKSWPDDGGPFITLPQVYTESPKRGGLMNSNLGMYRIQLGGNDYQPNKQIGMHYQIHRSIGVHHAEAIEKGEPLKVNVFVGGAPAMTLSAVMPLPEGLSELTFAGALSKRAIRMVRNKQGLPIYADADFCITGWIDPEQLLPEGPFGDHLGYYSLAHLFPVMNVEAVYHRNDAIWPFTVVGRPPQEDTAFGAIIHEITGPAIPSVIPGVHQVHAVDAAGVHPLLLAVGSERYTPYDQERKPQEILTNANAILGQGQLSLAKYLMIVAREDNPELDAEEIEAFLSHLLERIDWNRDLHFQTCTTMDTLDYSGTGFNSGSKLVMAAAGPVKRKLPTVLPESGMLPSGYSDPRICRPGILAVKAPAFQEQNTDLRRFCSELSLTHSFNQFPLIVLVDDSKFTATNLNNFLWTVFTRSNPASDIDGIEAFTKDKHWGCRGALVIDVRIKPHHAPPLIEDPEITRRVDQLGASGGPLSGII from the coding sequence ATGGGATACCGTGGACTGCGAGAGTGTGTCAGCGATCTGGAACGAACAGGCCAACTGATCCGGATCGAACAGGAAATTGACCCGAATCTGGAAGCAGCGGAAATTCAACGCCGCGTTTATCAGGCGGGGGGACCTGCCCTGTATTTTGCCAATGTCCGCGATTGCCGGTTTCCCATGGTCAGCAATCTGTTTGGTACCCTGGAACGTACACGCTATATTTTTCGGGATGCCTTGGCAGCAGTCAATCACCTCGTCGAATTAAAAGTCGATCCGTCCCAATTCTGGAAACATCCCTTTCGCTATCGCGATGTCCCTTTCTCATTATTGCATATGCTGCCTCGCTCCCGATCGCAGGGCCCTGTCATGGAAAATCAGATCCAGATCCAGGATCTGCCGCAGCTCAAAAGCTGGCCCGATGATGGTGGCCCGTTTATTACCCTGCCTCAAGTCTATACGGAGTCTCCTAAGCGAGGCGGATTGATGAATTCCAATCTGGGCATGTATCGCATTCAACTCGGAGGCAATGACTATCAACCAAACAAACAGATCGGCATGCACTACCAGATTCACCGCAGCATCGGCGTGCATCATGCAGAAGCGATTGAAAAAGGAGAGCCGCTCAAAGTGAATGTTTTTGTCGGTGGTGCGCCTGCGATGACCTTATCAGCCGTGATGCCGTTACCCGAGGGGCTCTCCGAACTCACTTTCGCCGGGGCGCTCAGCAAACGAGCGATTCGCATGGTTCGCAACAAACAGGGATTACCGATCTACGCAGATGCCGACTTCTGTATCACTGGCTGGATAGATCCGGAGCAGCTACTCCCTGAAGGACCGTTCGGCGATCATCTGGGTTACTATAGTCTGGCGCATCTGTTTCCAGTGATGAATGTAGAAGCCGTCTATCATCGTAACGACGCGATCTGGCCCTTTACCGTTGTCGGACGTCCTCCCCAGGAAGACACGGCTTTCGGTGCTATCATCCATGAAATCACAGGGCCTGCGATCCCGTCTGTGATTCCCGGCGTCCATCAGGTACATGCAGTCGATGCCGCTGGAGTCCATCCATTACTGTTAGCCGTCGGCAGTGAGCGGTATACCCCCTATGATCAGGAACGTAAACCGCAGGAAATTTTAACAAATGCCAATGCGATTCTGGGACAAGGACAACTCAGTCTGGCGAAATATCTGATGATCGTAGCTCGCGAAGACAACCCGGAACTGGATGCCGAAGAGATCGAAGCATTTCTCTCCCACCTGCTGGAACGCATTGACTGGAATCGCGATTTACATTTCCAGACCTGCACCACCATGGATACGCTCGATTACTCGGGAACCGGATTTAATTCCGGCTCCAAGCTCGTGATGGCGGCTGCGGGTCCTGTAAAGCGCAAGTTACCAACGGTACTCCCGGAAAGCGGTATGCTACCCAGTGGCTATTCTGATCCACGGATCTGCCGACCGGGAATCCTGGCCGTGAAAGCTCCGGCCTTTCAGGAACAGAACACTGATCTTCGACGTTTCTGTTCAGAGCTCTCTTTAACCCATTCTTTCAATCAGTTTCCCTTGATCGTGCTCGTCGATGACAGTAAATTCACCGCCACCAATCTGAATAATTTTCTCTGGACTGTGTTTACACGATCGAATCCAGCTTCTGACATCGACGGTATTGAAGCCTTTACGAAAGACAAACATTGGGGCTGTCGGGGAGCTCTCGTCATTGACGTACGGATCAAGCCACATCACGCGCCGCCACTCATTGAAGATCCAGAAATCACAAGACGAGTTGATCAACTGGGGGCTTCCGGTGGGCCGCTGTCTGGGATCATTTAA